One window from the genome of Armatimonadota bacterium encodes:
- a CDS encoding cysteine dioxygenase family protein encodes MGADPKSKLAAVTAAIDAALAQPEPERIESVKKVLSQLCSQKADIFEPHFLATTPDRYARRLMHRDPAGRYTLVVAVWAPGQATQLHDHGGLWCVEGVFQGRLRVTSFDILEERGDIVQFKAEDSVIVTEGEVGTLIPPNEYHITENAQRDGVTVTLHVYGGELTSCCGYHPQTGGYRREPLELPYTE; translated from the coding sequence ATGGGTGCCGATCCGAAGTCCAAATTGGCCGCCGTCACGGCCGCGATCGATGCGGCGTTGGCCCAGCCAGAGCCAGAAAGGATCGAATCGGTCAAAAAGGTCTTGTCCCAGCTCTGCAGTCAAAAGGCGGACATCTTTGAGCCCCATTTTTTGGCGACCACCCCAGACCGGTACGCCCGCCGCCTGATGCACAGGGATCCAGCTGGACGCTACACGCTGGTGGTCGCGGTGTGGGCTCCTGGCCAAGCCACGCAATTGCACGACCATGGCGGGCTCTGGTGCGTTGAAGGTGTTTTTCAGGGCCGCTTGCGGGTCACTTCATTCGACATCTTAGAGGAGCGCGGTGACATCGTGCAGTTCAAAGCCGAGGATTCGGTGATTGTGACCGAAGGGGAGGTCGGAACCCTCATCCCTCCAAACGAGTATCACATCACCGAAAATGCCCAACGAGACGGAGTGACCGTGACCCTCCACGTTTACGGCGGTGAATTGACATCGTGCTGCGGATACCATCCCCAAACGGGCGGGTACCGTCGAGAACCGCTAGAACTGCCCTACACGGAATAA
- a CDS encoding extracellular solute-binding protein, which translates to MKWNFPAILGAAGLAAALLSGGCTKPSTAPTTTEVMVFEGGYGKDFYEKAAEEFKANTGKDVKIIGDPRIDLQITPRMQKGDPPDLTYPGWRVKSWQAVEEGEVEDLTSALDGPGYGGQGKWRDAFDPAFLKLGQKDGKQMLMPYFFSVWGWWYDPELFAKNGWEPPKTYNDLLALCAKIKAAGIAPITYQGKYPDYMTSGMLLPWILSTGGTDAMLKCQNLEPGAWKDPAVVKAATMIKELQDMEYFQKGATALSHTEAQGEFINGRAAMIPCGTWLYSEMEKEMPAGRKMRMFLPPVAGDGKGDTTALMVKIEPWWVPSKGKNKATAIDFFKYLTSPDKAKQFVTEKGTFMAVKGSLPDTLPEHLQDAAGFYKSSTLLYSSQWREWYPDFYEIVGNIMTELLNGKITPEQFADKVEAEAEKVRADKRQTKYTYKLD; encoded by the coding sequence ATGAAGTGGAACTTCCCGGCCATCTTGGGGGCGGCCGGCCTCGCAGCGGCCTTGCTTTCCGGCGGATGCACAAAGCCGTCCACGGCTCCGACCACCACGGAAGTCATGGTGTTCGAAGGCGGCTACGGCAAAGACTTTTACGAAAAGGCGGCCGAAGAGTTCAAGGCCAACACCGGCAAAGACGTCAAGATCATCGGCGACCCGAGGATTGACCTGCAGATCACGCCCAGGATGCAAAAGGGCGACCCGCCCGACCTCACCTATCCCGGCTGGCGGGTGAAATCGTGGCAAGCGGTGGAGGAAGGGGAAGTCGAAGACCTGACCTCAGCCTTGGATGGCCCGGGCTATGGCGGGCAGGGCAAATGGCGGGACGCCTTTGACCCGGCCTTTTTGAAGCTTGGGCAAAAAGACGGCAAACAGATGCTGATGCCGTACTTCTTCTCTGTTTGGGGATGGTGGTACGACCCCGAGCTCTTTGCCAAAAATGGTTGGGAGCCCCCCAAAACATACAACGACCTGTTGGCCCTTTGCGCCAAAATCAAGGCGGCCGGGATCGCGCCCATCACCTACCAAGGCAAGTACCCGGACTACATGACGTCGGGCATGCTCCTACCTTGGATCCTTTCCACCGGGGGCACGGATGCGATGCTCAAGTGCCAAAACTTGGAACCGGGGGCCTGGAAAGACCCGGCCGTTGTCAAGGCGGCAACGATGATTAAGGAACTCCAAGACATGGAGTACTTCCAGAAGGGCGCGACCGCTCTTTCCCACACCGAGGCCCAAGGCGAATTCATCAATGGCCGGGCCGCGATGATTCCCTGCGGAACTTGGCTTTACTCCGAAATGGAGAAGGAAATGCCCGCCGGCCGTAAGATGCGGATGTTCCTTCCCCCGGTCGCGGGAGATGGCAAAGGCGACACGACGGCCCTCATGGTAAAGATCGAGCCCTGGTGGGTGCCGAGCAAGGGCAAGAACAAAGCCACCGCCATCGACTTCTTCAAATACCTGACCTCGCCGGACAAGGCCAAACAGTTCGTGACTGAAAAAGGCACGTTCATGGCCGTGAAAGGGTCGCTGCCCGACACGTTGCCCGAGCATCTGCAGGATGCCGCGGGGTTTTACAAATCTAGCACGCTGCTGTACTCAAGCCAATGGCGGGAGTGGTACCCCGACTTCTACGAAATCGTCGGCAACATCATGACTGAGTTGCTCAATGGGAAAATCACACCCGAGCAGTTTGCCGACAAGGTCGAGGCCGAAGCAGAAAAGGTGCGCGCAGACAAGCGGCAGACCAAATACACCTACAAGTTGGACTGA
- a CDS encoding carbohydrate ABC transporter permease, protein MKAIRGILLCLFVAVVVLPVAWVFLSAVKSNTDISASPFSVTVPPAFDNFGKAWNSQHLGPAFLLSLTVTLATLAVLIPLGAMMAYALARYRFKGSSFILGGITLGMLFPNLLAAVPLFLQLADANLDDTVFGLVAAYVAFSISFTVFVLHGFFAALPNELAEAATIDGAGHWSLFLRVMVPLAKPGIWVAVIFNAIGLWNEYSLAKVLMLQQKTLPVGLSDLIAQQQYAGDWGAIFAGSVLVMLPILTLYMLLKDKVQQAMLAGAIK, encoded by the coding sequence GTGAAAGCCATTCGGGGGATCCTCCTTTGCCTGTTTGTGGCGGTGGTCGTCTTGCCGGTGGCGTGGGTTTTCCTCAGCGCGGTTAAATCCAACACCGATATTTCAGCGTCGCCGTTTTCGGTCACGGTGCCTCCGGCATTCGACAACTTCGGCAAGGCGTGGAACAGCCAGCATTTGGGGCCGGCATTCCTTTTGAGCCTGACCGTCACGCTGGCAACCTTGGCCGTCTTAATCCCTCTTGGCGCCATGATGGCCTACGCGTTAGCCCGATACCGGTTCAAAGGGAGCAGTTTCATCCTGGGTGGCATCACGCTCGGAATGTTGTTCCCGAACCTGCTGGCCGCCGTTCCGCTTTTCTTGCAATTGGCCGATGCCAATCTCGATGACACGGTTTTTGGTTTGGTGGCCGCCTATGTGGCCTTTTCGATCAGCTTCACCGTATTTGTTCTGCACGGATTTTTTGCCGCCCTCCCCAATGAGCTGGCGGAAGCAGCGACCATCGACGGGGCCGGGCATTGGAGCCTGTTCCTTCGGGTCATGGTTCCCCTCGCCAAGCCGGGGATATGGGTCGCGGTCATTTTCAACGCGATCGGGCTTTGGAACGAATACAGCCTGGCCAAAGTCTTGATGCTCCAACAAAAAACCTTGCCCGTCGGGCTCAGCGACCTCATCGCCCAGCAGCAATACGCCGGCGACTGGGGGGCCATCTTTGCGGGGTCGGTTTTGGTGATGTTGCCAATCCTCACCCTTTACATGCTGCTCAAGGACAAGGTCCAGCAGGCCATGCTCGCTGGGGCGATCAAGTAG
- a CDS encoding beta-N-acetylhexosaminidase, whose protein sequence is MFAAVFAAATCLQSVAIPLVPMPARVELTGGSFRIDSKTVVAKGSSPEAAKALRKALRPATGYVLETGPAGSGSISLDLAGSGDPESYTLDVTPDQIRIQAPAEAGLFYGIQTLRQLLPAEVFAGTPQAETWTVPCVHIADSPRFKWRGVMLDVARHFTEKPDLLKFIDALALHKVNILHLHLTDDQGWRIQINAYPRLTEVGSVRRQTVVGHNTKDYDGIPHTGFYTQTEMREVVAYAAERHITIVPEIDMPGHMVAAIAAYPELGDGQPAEVMQTWGVSPRVLNTSPRTIHFCQTVLSEIASIFPSEFIHVGGDECPKTQWQNDPAEQQRIKERGLKDEHELQSWFMRQMEDYLHLIGRRLIGWDEILEGGLPPRAAVMSWRGTSGGLQAANEGHDVVMTPTSHMYLDYYQGPPSTEPDAIGGFVPLRQTYAFNPLVEGLAPGNERHILGVQGNIWTEYMKTYKQREYMAFPRVCAVAEIGWSPQESRRFPEFLTRVTTHLERLKAMGVTYRAPQPGDSPIASWQPSDLVGDWKELSWDLTPGFLGQGDYRVTFLYTGGAHRLDIERASLWVDGVKVAEDIHPGTTGGSHKDNRYTFKGVPAGTKVELRATVRPDGGTDSMGDVFFEKS, encoded by the coding sequence ATGTTTGCCGCCGTGTTTGCCGCCGCCACTTGCCTCCAATCCGTTGCCATTCCCCTCGTCCCCATGCCGGCCCGAGTGGAATTGACGGGAGGAAGTTTCCGCATCGATTCCAAGACCGTTGTTGCCAAGGGCAGTTCCCCTGAGGCGGCCAAAGCGTTGCGCAAAGCCTTGCGGCCGGCGACCGGCTATGTGTTGGAGACCGGCCCGGCAGGATCAGGGTCGATCTCGTTGGATTTGGCGGGTAGCGGCGACCCCGAATCGTACACATTGGATGTAACGCCCGACCAGATCAGGATCCAAGCCCCCGCAGAGGCCGGGCTATTTTATGGGATCCAAACCTTGCGCCAGCTGCTCCCTGCCGAGGTGTTCGCCGGCACCCCCCAAGCCGAAACATGGACAGTTCCGTGCGTCCACATCGCGGATTCCCCTCGTTTCAAGTGGCGGGGCGTGATGTTGGATGTGGCCCGACATTTCACTGAAAAGCCCGACCTCCTCAAATTCATCGATGCGCTGGCGCTGCACAAGGTCAACATCTTGCACCTGCACCTCACCGACGACCAAGGGTGGAGGATCCAAATCAATGCCTATCCACGCCTGACCGAGGTCGGATCCGTGCGGCGGCAAACCGTGGTGGGGCACAACACCAAAGATTACGACGGCATTCCGCACACCGGCTTTTACACCCAAACCGAAATGCGTGAAGTCGTCGCCTATGCGGCCGAGCGGCACATCACGATCGTCCCCGAAATCGATATGCCGGGGCATATGGTGGCCGCCATTGCCGCCTACCCGGAACTCGGCGACGGACAGCCAGCCGAAGTCATGCAAACTTGGGGGGTTTCTCCCCGGGTGCTCAACACTTCGCCGCGGACCATCCATTTTTGCCAAACCGTGCTATCAGAAATCGCATCCATCTTCCCGAGTGAATTCATCCATGTCGGCGGGGATGAATGCCCAAAAACCCAATGGCAGAACGACCCTGCCGAACAGCAAAGGATCAAAGAGCGCGGGCTCAAAGACGAGCACGAACTCCAATCGTGGTTCATGCGGCAAATGGAGGACTACCTCCACCTGATCGGGCGCCGGTTGATCGGCTGGGATGAGATCTTGGAAGGCGGGTTGCCGCCCCGTGCTGCCGTGATGAGCTGGCGGGGCACCAGCGGCGGGCTACAGGCCGCCAACGAGGGCCACGATGTCGTGATGACCCCGACAAGCCACATGTACCTGGACTATTACCAAGGCCCGCCGAGCACCGAGCCCGACGCCATCGGCGGGTTTGTGCCACTCCGGCAGACCTATGCCTTCAATCCGCTGGTCGAAGGATTGGCCCCGGGCAACGAACGGCACATTCTTGGTGTCCAAGGGAACATTTGGACCGAATATATGAAGACGTACAAACAGCGGGAGTATATGGCGTTCCCTCGGGTTTGCGCCGTCGCCGAAATCGGCTGGTCTCCCCAAGAATCCCGACGGTTTCCCGAATTTCTGACCCGAGTCACCACCCATTTGGAACGGTTGAAGGCCATGGGGGTTACCTACCGCGCCCCGCAACCAGGCGATTCGCCGATCGCCTCTTGGCAACCATCCGACCTTGTGGGGGATTGGAAGGAATTGTCTTGGGATCTGACCCCGGGTTTTCTGGGGCAAGGTGATTACCGCGTGACGTTCCTGTATACGGGCGGGGCGCACCGTTTGGATATCGAGCGCGCCTCGCTATGGGTCGACGGGGTGAAAGTCGCGGAGGACATCCACCCGGGGACGACCGGCGGTTCGCACAAAGACAACCGGTACACGTTTAAAGGAGTCCCGGCGGGCACCAAGGTCGAGCTCCGCGCAACCGTGCGGCCAGATGGCGGCACCGATTCCATGGGTGACGTCTTCTTCGAAAAATCTTGA
- a CDS encoding sugar ABC transporter permease, with translation MAGRDLRRSGFLAACLIPGLILYCGLVLVPFARTIQLSFYHFSGVGSNREWVGLENFQDLWSSEQFWWALRNGLTILIVVAPVLLGFSMVMAHAAQGTGRLAKLVRAVYLFPNLISLVAAGLIWRAVYNPSVGLLKGIGISGPANGWLGDVETAFWAFAIAFIWVGAGFYTTLFVAGLAGIPAEVHEACELEGASGWRKYMAITRPLLWPVRRVAAVHTTIAALGVFALVNIMTEGAPSYRTETLLNALYRSMTTEADMGRASAIGVVMMLLTAATSVALWMLYRRNPTEANR, from the coding sequence ATGGCGGGCCGCGATCTGCGTCGGTCGGGGTTTTTGGCGGCCTGCCTCATCCCCGGCCTGATCCTGTACTGCGGATTGGTGCTGGTGCCGTTCGCCCGGACGATCCAACTCAGCTTCTACCATTTCTCAGGGGTAGGGTCGAACCGGGAATGGGTCGGGTTGGAGAACTTCCAAGACCTTTGGAGTTCGGAGCAGTTTTGGTGGGCACTAAGGAATGGATTGACGATCCTGATTGTTGTCGCCCCGGTCTTGCTCGGCTTCAGCATGGTCATGGCCCACGCGGCTCAGGGCACCGGCCGGCTGGCCAAACTTGTCCGGGCCGTGTACCTGTTCCCAAACTTGATTTCGTTGGTTGCGGCCGGTTTGATCTGGCGTGCCGTCTATAACCCTTCGGTCGGACTCCTGAAAGGGATCGGCATCAGCGGCCCGGCCAACGGGTGGCTCGGAGATGTCGAAACCGCATTTTGGGCTTTTGCCATCGCGTTCATCTGGGTAGGCGCGGGGTTCTATACGACCCTGTTTGTCGCCGGGCTCGCCGGAATCCCGGCCGAAGTGCATGAAGCATGCGAGCTCGAAGGGGCATCCGGTTGGCGGAAGTACATGGCCATCACCCGTCCGCTGCTTTGGCCAGTGCGGCGCGTTGCAGCCGTGCACACTACCATTGCGGCACTCGGTGTTTTTGCGCTGGTCAACATCATGACGGAAGGTGCGCCCAGCTATCGGACAGAAACTTTGCTCAACGCCCTCTACCGGTCCATGACGACCGAGGCTGATATGGGCCGGGCTTCCGCGATCGGGGTGGTCATGATGCTGCTGACCGCCGCGACAAGTGTCGCCCTCTGGATGCTCTACCGCCGGAACCCGACGGAGGCAAACCGGTGA
- a CDS encoding bifunctional transcriptional activator/DNA repair protein Ada: MDRPLFDRVYAALEKRSPEFDRIWYTCVKTTKIFCRPICPARTPLKKNVEFLGSPKEAMHAGYRPCKRCRPLDLADRPPAWLADLRNRVETGDGLKLKDQDLRQLGLDPVVVRRQFKRQMGLTFHEYQRAWRMGRALAGLRKGDDPVDAAIRTGYASESGFRAAFEQVIGAKVAVGKDAEPAWAKWIETPIGGMVAVAVDQGLGLLEFVDRPMLETQLKRYTARTGRRIVPGNHPLLDTISRELRDYFEGKLQSFSCPIELSGTAFQVAVWKELLTIGYGELRSYSDQARRIGNPTAVRAVGRANGDNRLAIIVPCHRVVGAGGDLTGYGGGLWRKKRLLELEGSAERLSK; encoded by the coding sequence ATGGATCGGCCCTTGTTCGACCGCGTTTATGCGGCCCTGGAAAAGCGGAGTCCCGAGTTCGACCGAATTTGGTACACGTGCGTCAAAACGACGAAAATCTTTTGCCGGCCGATATGCCCTGCCCGGACACCGCTCAAGAAGAATGTCGAATTCTTAGGGAGCCCCAAAGAGGCGATGCATGCCGGTTACCGACCCTGCAAAAGGTGCCGCCCGCTCGATTTGGCCGACCGGCCCCCGGCCTGGCTCGCCGACCTGCGGAACCGGGTCGAAACCGGTGACGGACTCAAATTGAAAGACCAAGACCTCCGGCAGTTGGGCTTGGATCCGGTGGTTGTGCGGCGGCAGTTCAAAAGACAAATGGGGCTGACATTCCACGAATATCAGCGCGCGTGGCGGATGGGCCGGGCGCTTGCGGGGTTGAGGAAGGGCGACGACCCCGTGGATGCGGCGATCCGCACCGGTTACGCGAGCGAGAGCGGGTTCCGGGCCGCTTTCGAACAAGTGATCGGGGCAAAGGTTGCCGTCGGCAAGGATGCCGAACCAGCTTGGGCAAAATGGATCGAAACCCCGATCGGAGGGATGGTCGCGGTAGCGGTCGACCAAGGCCTTGGACTTTTGGAGTTCGTCGACCGGCCGATGTTGGAAACCCAACTCAAGCGGTACACGGCCCGCACGGGCCGGCGGATCGTGCCCGGCAACCATCCCCTGCTCGACACGATCAGCCGGGAACTCCGGGATTACTTCGAAGGCAAACTCCAATCGTTTTCATGTCCCATCGAGCTTTCGGGCACGGCATTCCAGGTTGCGGTATGGAAGGAACTCCTCACAATCGGCTATGGGGAGTTGAGGAGCTATTCGGATCAAGCCCGACGAATCGGCAACCCGACCGCTGTTCGGGCGGTGGGGCGGGCCAACGGGGACAACCGCCTGGCGATCATCGTCCCTTGCCACCGGGTCGTCGGGGCAGGCGGCGACCTCACCGGCTATGGCGGAGGGCTCTGGCGGAAAAAGCGCCTGCTCGAACTCGAAGGCTCGGCGGAAAGACTCTCCAAGTGA
- a CDS encoding aminotransferase class V-fold PLP-dependent enzyme produces the protein MTPTLPEIRSQFPSLGTGFAFLENAGGSQVPAAVIDAVSRFYREDYAQKGATYEASKRCTAIHDACKVFMNRIFGGEATGDVAVGQSATALFAMLANAYRQTLAPGDEIVVSLANHESHIGCWERLSECGAVVKFWGVDPETGLSSIQGLREIVTERTKLICCSRTCNLLGDVLDIREVAKIARSVGAHTVVDVVASASHEAPEVEAWDIDFCCFSCYKVFGPHMAALWGRHDRWASLPAPNHRQLARSGAFNFELGCLSYESLAGFLALGGYFGFLAGVAVPDDESPSRETIKEAYRVIQGLEAEISREMWDWLGSRRGIRILGDRGALGRHPTFSFVCDSHSSLDVERQVNQNGIGIKSGHFYAWRACEAVGLAPEPGVVRVSALHYNTPDEIRRVCTVLDSVLDGKPIPIQ, from the coding sequence GTGACCCCGACTCTCCCTGAAATCCGAAGCCAGTTCCCTAGCCTCGGCACCGGATTCGCATTCCTTGAAAACGCCGGAGGGAGCCAAGTACCCGCCGCCGTCATCGATGCCGTGAGCCGCTTCTATCGCGAAGACTATGCGCAAAAAGGGGCCACTTATGAGGCGAGCAAGAGATGTACTGCCATCCACGATGCCTGCAAAGTGTTCATGAACCGGATTTTTGGTGGAGAAGCGACGGGCGATGTCGCCGTCGGCCAAAGCGCGACGGCGCTTTTTGCAATGCTCGCTAACGCTTACCGGCAAACTTTGGCACCAGGGGACGAGATCGTGGTTTCACTCGCCAACCACGAGTCGCACATCGGCTGTTGGGAAAGGCTCTCCGAGTGCGGCGCGGTGGTTAAGTTCTGGGGAGTGGATCCAGAAACCGGCCTTTCTTCAATCCAAGGGCTGCGGGAAATCGTCACCGAACGGACAAAATTGATTTGCTGCAGCCGCACGTGCAACCTGCTCGGCGATGTGTTGGATATCCGGGAGGTGGCAAAAATCGCCCGGTCGGTGGGGGCGCATACGGTTGTTGATGTTGTGGCGTCGGCCAGCCACGAAGCCCCAGAGGTTGAAGCCTGGGATATCGATTTCTGCTGCTTCAGTTGCTACAAAGTCTTTGGCCCGCACATGGCCGCGCTGTGGGGCAGGCACGACCGATGGGCATCGCTCCCCGCCCCGAACCACCGGCAACTCGCGAGGTCGGGCGCTTTCAATTTCGAACTCGGATGCCTTAGCTACGAGTCGCTGGCGGGATTCTTGGCCCTCGGCGGATATTTCGGCTTTTTGGCCGGGGTCGCAGTCCCGGATGACGAGAGCCCCAGCCGGGAAACCATCAAAGAAGCCTATCGCGTGATCCAGGGGTTGGAAGCTGAGATTTCCCGCGAGATGTGGGACTGGCTCGGGTCGCGCAGGGGCATCCGGATCCTCGGAGACCGCGGGGCCCTGGGGCGCCACCCGACGTTCAGTTTCGTTTGCGACTCCCATTCCAGCTTGGATGTTGAGCGCCAGGTCAACCAAAACGGGATCGGCATCAAATCCGGCCACTTTTATGCCTGGCGGGCATGCGAGGCAGTGGGGCTTGCCCCCGAGCCGGGGGTCGTGCGGGTCAGTGCGCTCCATTACAACACTCCGGATGAGATCCGCCGGGTGTGCACCGTGCTGGATTCCGTGCTGGATGGCAAGCCAATCCCAATCCAGTAA
- a CDS encoding HAMP domain-containing histidine kinase, with protein sequence MKAEAAREMLELIHDLGECVDARQIFVAALRHYRFLFGEYKGICLLVSSSDAGHWRSLLLENPYGEHWGGVKYQQLPENTDTGQIVQELGQDATPWVTADGPHRRSLVESIEPFVAEGNALAVKLGMYSGLEADAYWFASWRMPGGARGWSIMGFDQENYAGTDRFGLYCTAVETTSRMAYYPSLLQSVAREERINQSIRRNIVHDLKTPLTVIKGYAEMLREPEVANDPAMYQELVGGVIECCDRLLADIKEIIEPIEGAWRPKTEEFDLAIMVQKVAMAERHTERSKDHRIDVEGCDEPVLVRADRRKLMRVAENLLSNAVKYSPGKGKRVVIRVKQAGDFVGFEVQDEGMGLNPEQLQNVLNNCERAVDPSFGIEGSGFGLNSSQFVLRAHGGELQVESQPGVGSVFRAILRRSTI encoded by the coding sequence ATGAAAGCCGAAGCCGCCCGGGAAATGCTAGAGCTCATCCACGACCTCGGCGAGTGCGTGGACGCGCGCCAGATCTTTGTTGCAGCCCTGCGGCACTACCGGTTCCTTTTTGGGGAATACAAGGGCATTTGCCTGTTGGTCAGCAGTTCCGATGCCGGCCACTGGCGGAGCCTTTTGCTGGAAAACCCTTACGGCGAGCATTGGGGAGGCGTCAAATACCAGCAATTGCCGGAGAATACTGACACCGGCCAGATCGTGCAGGAACTCGGCCAGGATGCCACCCCCTGGGTGACGGCCGACGGCCCTCACCGGCGGTCGCTTGTGGAATCCATCGAACCGTTTGTGGCCGAGGGGAATGCCCTGGCCGTCAAGCTGGGGATGTACTCGGGCCTGGAGGCCGACGCTTATTGGTTTGCGAGCTGGAGGATGCCGGGCGGAGCAAGGGGATGGTCCATCATGGGGTTCGACCAAGAGAATTACGCGGGCACAGACCGGTTCGGCCTCTATTGCACTGCCGTAGAAACGACGAGCCGAATGGCTTACTACCCATCGCTGTTGCAATCGGTGGCCCGCGAAGAAAGGATCAACCAAAGCATCCGGCGGAACATTGTCCACGACTTGAAAACACCGCTCACGGTCATCAAAGGGTACGCCGAAATGCTGAGGGAGCCCGAAGTGGCCAACGATCCCGCCATGTACCAGGAACTCGTGGGGGGCGTCATCGAATGTTGCGACCGCTTGCTTGCCGATATCAAAGAGATCATTGAGCCGATCGAAGGGGCTTGGCGGCCAAAGACCGAAGAGTTCGACCTAGCGATCATGGTCCAAAAGGTCGCCATGGCCGAACGCCACACCGAGCGGTCCAAAGACCACCGCATTGATGTCGAAGGGTGCGACGAACCGGTTTTGGTGCGGGCGGACCGGCGCAAACTGATGCGAGTAGCTGAAAACCTGTTGAGCAACGCGGTCAAATACTCCCCCGGCAAGGGCAAACGTGTTGTCATCCGGGTCAAACAGGCGGGCGATTTCGTGGGGTTTGAAGTTCAAGACGAGGGAATGGGGCTTAACCCCGAGCAGTTGCAGAACGTTTTGAACAATTGCGAGCGGGCGGTTGACCCATCTTTTGGGATCGAAGGCAGCGGATTCGGGCTCAACAGCAGCCAATTCGTTCTGCGGGCGCATGGCGGCGAGCTCCAAGTGGAAAGCCAACCCGGCGTCGGGTCGGTCTTCCGGGCCATCTTGCGCCGCTCCACCATCTAA
- a CDS encoding CTP synthase has product MAKYIFVTGGVVSSIGKGITSASLGRMLRNRGYTVAPIKLDPYINVDAGTMNPYQHGEVFVTDDGTETDLDLGHYERFIDVNCSSSSSITTGKVYQNVIEAERRGDYLGGTVQVIPHITNEIKRLILDAGAKEEADIVLAEIGGTVGDIESLPFLETIRQLRKDFGKENTLFVHVTLVPTVGPWHEIKTKPTQHSVINLRQIGISPDILICRCEEDLPDDVKEKISLFCDVPQEAVIESRTAETIYEVPLMYEATGLGGLVCDRLGLENREADLSEWREIVDKIKNPINTCTIGVVGKYTSNGDAYKSIAESLGHGGIAHDCRVKIQWIESDVFEKNASGEPGATAEEILSGVDGVVIAPGFGSRGVEGKIEALRYVRENGVPFLGICFGLQMAVIEYARNVCGIRDAGSEEFDTAEKRTSDPVIHFIPDQSGITHKGGTMRLGSYPCHVSANTLAYEIYGESPIYERHRHRYEVNNDYRELLIKSGLQVSGVSPDYRLVEMVELPGHPFFIATQAHPELKSRPNRPAPLFRALVGAALARRAKVLL; this is encoded by the coding sequence ATGGCGAAGTACATTTTCGTGACAGGAGGCGTGGTTTCCAGCATCGGCAAAGGGATCACCAGCGCCAGCCTCGGGCGGATGCTCCGCAACCGCGGCTATACGGTCGCCCCGATCAAGCTCGACCCGTACATCAACGTCGACGCGGGAACCATGAACCCTTACCAGCACGGGGAAGTGTTCGTCACCGACGATGGGACAGAGACCGACCTCGACCTGGGGCACTACGAACGGTTCATCGATGTCAACTGCTCCAGTTCTAGCTCGATCACCACCGGCAAGGTGTACCAAAATGTCATTGAAGCCGAACGCCGCGGCGATTACCTCGGCGGCACTGTTCAGGTCATCCCCCACATCACCAACGAAATCAAACGGCTGATTTTGGATGCCGGGGCCAAAGAAGAGGCCGATATCGTCCTCGCGGAAATCGGCGGAACGGTCGGGGACATCGAAAGCCTCCCATTTTTGGAAACCATTCGCCAGTTGCGCAAAGACTTTGGCAAGGAGAACACCCTGTTCGTCCATGTCACGCTGGTGCCGACCGTCGGCCCTTGGCACGAAATCAAGACCAAGCCGACCCAGCACTCCGTGATCAATCTCCGCCAAATCGGGATCAGCCCCGACATCCTCATCTGCCGGTGCGAGGAAGATTTGCCCGACGACGTCAAAGAAAAAATCTCCTTGTTCTGCGATGTCCCCCAAGAAGCGGTCATCGAAAGCCGGACGGCGGAAACAATCTACGAAGTGCCGCTCATGTACGAGGCGACAGGACTCGGCGGCCTGGTTTGCGACCGGCTGGGGCTTGAGAACCGCGAGGCGGATCTTTCTGAATGGCGTGAAATCGTAGATAAAATCAAGAATCCGATCAACACTTGTACAATTGGTGTCGTTGGGAAATACACGTCCAACGGCGATGCCTACAAGTCCATTGCGGAATCCTTGGGGCATGGCGGGATCGCCCACGATTGCCGGGTCAAGATCCAGTGGATTGAAAGCGATGTTTTTGAGAAAAACGCCTCTGGCGAACCCGGAGCAACCGCCGAGGAAATCCTGTCCGGAGTAGACGGAGTCGTGATCGCCCCGGGTTTTGGGTCACGGGGGGTTGAAGGGAAGATCGAAGCCCTCCGGTATGTCCGCGAAAACGGCGTCCCGTTCCTAGGAATCTGTTTTGGCCTCCAAATGGCCGTCATCGAATACGCCCGGAACGTTTGCGGAATCCGCGATGCCGGCAGCGAAGAATTCGACACCGCCGAAAAGAGGACATCCGATCCTGTCATCCATTTCATCCCAGATCAATCCGGCATCACCCACAAGGGCGGGACGATGCGGTTGGGTAGCTACCCCTGCCACGTTTCGGCAAACACGCTGGCTTACGAGATCTACGGCGAATCGCCGATCTACGAACGCCACCGCCACCGCTACGAGGTTAATAACGACTATCGCGAACTGCTGATCAAGAGCGGTTTGCAAGTCAGCGGGGTCTCGCCGGATTACCGGCTTGTCGAAATGGTCGAGTTGCCTGGACACCCCTTCTTCATCGCCACCCAAGCCCACCCGGAACTCAAGAGCCGGCCCAACCGACCGGCACCGCTTTTCCGGGCCCTGGTCGGGGCCGCACTAGCGCGCCGGGCAAAAGTGTTGCTGTGA